The sequence ATTCACTTCGTACGGATGACAGTACTTCGGCTGCACCCATCAGCATGGCAACGTGGGAGTCGTGACCGCAGGCATGCATGACACCCGTAGTTTTCCCATTATAATCTGTTGTAACCGTCGATTTAAAGGATAGATCATTTCGTTCGGTGATCGGAAGTGCATCCATATCAGCCCGTAAGGCAACAACAGGTCCTGTCGCATTCCCTCTGAGCAGGCCAACGACACCTGTTTTTCCAACGCCGGTTTGCACCTCAATGCCGAGTGACTTCAAATGTGCGGCTACTTTAGCTGCCGTTTGCACCTCACGGTTGCCTAACTCGGGATGCTGATGAATGTCTCGTCGCCAGTCAATTACCTTTGCCGTCAGCGCTTCGGCTGCTTTATCCATTCGGGCCAGTAAAGCGGCAGTGTTCGGATTGCGAGGAGGCTGAATGACTTGTGCCGAACTGATAACGGATAGCATAAGTACTGCTAACAGGCATCCCACCAAAGATCGATAGAAATGATACATGGGTGCATAGTTGGTTATAGAGAGGCCAAGGCATTGTCTAAATCACCGATCAGATCTTCTACGTTTTCGATACCGACCGAATACCGGATCAGACTTTCAGGAATGCCCAGCAACAAGCGCTGCTCTTCCGTGAGTTCAACATGACTCGTGGTTCTCGGAGGGCCCGCTAATGTACTGACTGAGCCCAGACTGGCTGCCAGATGCACAAACTGGAGCTGTGGTAAAAATTTCCTGACATTCTCATACCCGCCAACCAGCGAGAAACTGAGTATGCCACCAAACCCCGACATCTGCGCTTTGGCAATGTCATGACCGGGATGTGATTCGAGGCCGGGGTAAAACACATCACTGACTTTCGGATGTGCCTTCAGATAGCGAGCTATAGTCAGTGCTGATGTGTTCTGGCGCTCAATTCGTAACTCCAGGGTTTTCATGCCACGGGCAATCATATAGGCCGGATCGGCTTGCAGGCTGGCCCCATTAATTTCCCGAAACTGGAAGACTTTCTCGACTAGTGCTTTGGTGCCGCACAAGATACCACCCATCGCATCGGAGTGGCCACCAAGAAATTTTGTGGCGCTATGAATGACCAGATCAGCACCCAATGCCAAAGGATTTTGGTTGATCGGGGTCGCAAATGTGTTATCGACAACGGTAATGGCACCTACTTTTTTGGCCGCGGCCGACAGCCGTTTTATATCGACAACCTTGAGTGTGGGATTTGTCGGTGTTTCCAGATAAAGTACATCACAACCTTTGGCAATTTCGGCTTCTAGTTCGTCGAAG comes from Spirosoma aureum and encodes:
- a CDS encoding cystathionine gamma-synthase family protein; the encoded protein is MDFSKYKKSTASVWAGETDPFTNGAVTTPIINSVAFAYDDLDEWHKVATGKADGYIYSRNTNPTVHVLEEKIRILEKAEAATSFATGMGAISNTLFALLAPGKRVVSIKDTYGGASRLFLDFLPRYQIQATLCGTTDFDELEAEIAKGCDVLYLETPTNPTLKVVDIKRLSAAAKKVGAITVVDNTFATPINQNPLALGADLVIHSATKFLGGHSDAMGGILCGTKALVEKVFQFREINGASLQADPAYMIARGMKTLELRIERQNTSALTIARYLKAHPKVSDVFYPGLESHPGHDIAKAQMSGFGGILSFSLVGGYENVRKFLPQLQFVHLAASLGSVSTLAGPPRTTSHVELTEEQRLLLGIPESLIRYSVGIENVEDLIGDLDNALASL